Below is a genomic region from Mesorhizobium sp..
TCGGCAGAAAAGCCGAAGTCGCACATCAGCCGCTCGATCACCCAGGAGCGCACCCTGTCGTCCTCCGACAGCTCGACGCCGCGGGCGATCGCCAGATGACCGGTGTCGACCTGGCGCTGGTAGTCGAGCGTCGCGGTGATGTTCTGGGCATAGCCCTGCCGGTAGCGGCTGACCGAGGATGGTCCGAGCCCGATCAGCGTCTCGCACGGGTCGTCGGTATAGCCCTGGAAGTTGCGGTGCAGGCGGCCGGCGGCCGCGGCCTTAGTCAGGCTGTCGCTCGGCAGGGCGAAATGGTCGATCCCGATCGGCACGTAGCCGGCCTCCACGATCAGCTTGGCCGCCGCCAGCGACTGTTCCAGGCGCGCCGGACCGTCGGGCAGCCAGGCATCGTCGATCATCGTCTGGTGCTTCTTGAACCAGGGCACGTGGGCGTAGCCGAACAGCGCGATCCGGTCGGGGCGCAGCGTCAGCGCCTGTGCGACGGTTGACGCGACGCTGTCGACTGTCTGGTGCGGCAGGCCGTAGAGGAGATCGAGGTTGAGCGAGCGGACGCCGCGCCGGCGCAGCCCCTCCACGACGAAATGGGTCAGCTCGAAGGACTGCTCGCGGTTGATCGCCCGCTGCACCTTCGGGTCGAAATCCTGGACGCCCAGGCTGGCGCGGGTCAGCCCGGCGCCGGCCAGAACGTCGAGCTTGCGTTCGTTCATGTCGTTCGGATCGATCTCGACGGACAGTTCGGCGGTGTCCGCCCCCTTGAACGCGGCCCGCAGCCGGGCCACCAGTTCGCGGAAATCGGCGGGCTCGAGCATGGTCGGCGAGCCGCCGCCGAAATGGATCGCGGCGACGCGGGTGCGGCTGCCGATACTCGCGGCGACCGTCTCGATCTCGGCATGCAGGGACCTGAGGTATCGCGCCACCGGCTCGTAGCGATGCGTCTGCTTGGTGTGGCAGGCGCAGAACCAGCACAGCCGGTCGCAATAGGGGATATGCAGGTAGAGCGACACCGCGTCGCCATCCGGAATGGCGTCGATCCAGCGCGCGACGGCGGTTTCGTCCACGCCGGGGTGGAAATGCGGCGCGGTCGGGTAGCTGGTGTAGCGGGGGGCGGTCTCGGCAAGGCGGCGGTCGGGTGACGTCACGGTTTCATCCTCTGTTGCCGCTTCCATGCCCGAACCACCGCAACCCGACGTTGACGTGGATCAAAGACCATGCGGGTCTGACAGTCTGCCGCAGCGCAATATGTCGCCATAGGTGCTAGTTCAGCCTGCGAGGCAGACGATGAACACGCAGAACGTGAGAAGAGACGTCCATACAGACGGCACGCCGGTGGTCTGTCTGTCCTGCGAGGCAAGGCACCGCGGCGTCTGCGGCGCGCTGACGCCCGAGCAGCTGACGACGCTGTCGAAGACCTCCTACAAGCACAAATTGTCCGAGGGCCATGAACTGGTCGGCGAAGCCGAGAGGGTCGAGAGCTATTCCAACATCCTGTCCGGCGTCGTGAAGCTCACCAAGACGCTGGCCGACGGGCGCCAGCAGATCGTCGGACTGCAGTTCGCCCCGGATTTCCTCGGCCGTCCCTTCAAGGCGGACAGCGAGATCACCGCGCAGGCGGCAACGACCGTGTCGCTCTGCTCGTTCCCGAAATCGGTGATCGACCGGATGATCCGGGAATCGCCCGGCCTGGAGCACAAGCTGCTGGAGCAGACGCTGAAGGAGCTCGACGAGGCGCGCGACTGGATGGTGACGCTCGGCCGCAAGACCGCGGCCGAGAAGGTCGCGAGCTACCTGCTGATGATCGCCCGCCACATCGACCCCGAGGCGTGTCCCGACGGCACGTCCGCCACGTTCGACCTGCCGATGACGCGCGCCGACATCGCCGATTTTCTCGGCCTCACGATCGAGACGGTGAGCCGGCAGATCACCAGGCTGCGCACCGACGGCGTCATCGTGCTCGAGAACAACCGGCACGTCTTCGTCCCCGACGTCGAGCGGCTCGGAAACCGCGCCGGCTCCTAGTCGACCGGCCTCACGCCATCGAGGCGAGGCGGCGCACATAATTCCTGATGTCGGTCGGCCACGGCTCGGTCAGCTCGCAGAACCGATAGGTGTCGCCGGCATAAAGCGCCCGCACGGCTTCTTCATAGCCGGGGAGATCTCCCGCCAGCGTCGTCATCGCGCGATAGGCCGTCTCGCGTGTCGCATGAACCGCGCCTGCATCGGTCCGGCGTGCCTGCTCGACCAGACGGCGCAGCGTGACGGAGGCGCCGCCCGGCTGGGCGGCGAGCCATTCCCAGTGGCGCGGCAGGAGAGTGATCTCGCGCGACGACACGCCCAGCCGCGGCCGGCCGCGGCCACGCGGCGGCGGCGGCGCCGCCGGCTCGCGCAGGTCGATATCGACGACGCGGCCGGTGGCGTCGTCGATGACGAGATAGCCGCGGGAGGGATCCGTCTTGGCGGCTCGACGCACCCAGGCGGCCACCTCGCAGTCGGCTCCGGCCGCGGCGATCCGTCCCTGCTCGAATACCGTCAGCACCTGCGGTTCACTCATCGCCTGTCTCCCGCCCGCTCCCTCATAGCCCCGCGCTCTGTCTCGGTCAAATTTATCCGGGTAATATTGACTCATGGCTGTCATCCGACTAATCGCTGCTGCTTGAGAGGAACTCGACCATGGACCATCAGGCCAGGCGGGCCGCCGTCGCGGCCTATAAGAAGAAGGAGAGCGTCGCCGGCATCTACGTCGTGCGTTCGGCGGCGTCCGGCGAGTCGTGGGTCGGCCACACGCCCGACATCGATACGATCCGCAACCGGATCTGGTTCACGCTGCGCAGCGGCGGCCACATGAACCGGACACTCCAGGAGGCGTGGAACCGCGACGGCGAAGCTGCCTTCACGCTCGAGCCTGTGGAACTGGTGGACGAAGAGACACTCGGCTTCATCGCCGACAAGGTGCTGCGCGCCAAAGCCGGCGAGTGGCGGGCGAGGCTCGCGGCCGGCGCGATCTGACGCGACCGCTGCCATCTAGTTCGACCGTATCGCCGGCATGACATGCTCGCGCTCGAACGCGATGTGGCGGCGCATCGCCTCGAACAGCGCGCGCAGCATGAAGCCCAGCGCTTCGGGATTTCCGATTTCCTCGCCATGGCCGATGCGCAGCAGTTCTTCCGAAACGTCGGCGGCCGCGCATTCGTCGGCCAGGTGCTCCGACTTGAGCCGCGCCACCGAAACCGCCCGTCCCGGAACCGCCGGACTCCTTTCGAAGGCAGGGAATATCCTGGTCTCCTCGAACTGGTGGCTGCGGCGCATGGCGGGCGCGAGGACCGAGCCGACGCGCAGGCATTCGAAGCGGTCGACATTGCCGGGCAGCGAATCGGCGATGGCCTCCAGTGCGTCGCACAGGCTCAGCTTCTCTTCATGGATCCGCGACATGTCCTCGCAGGGCGCCGCCTGATCCGGGGCGCAGGCCGCGGAAAGCGGACACGACGGCGAGGTATCGCATGCCTCCACGGGCTTCGACCTCGTAATGTTCATTGCGGACTCCGGCTGGTGCGTGAGCGGTTCCGAGAATCTGCCGCTTCACCGGGCCATCGCCTTGACCTGGATCAAGGCGCCTCGGCGCCCTCCGCGCGAATTAGCTTCGCGAAGCGTGGACCACGACCCACGCAGCACTCGGGGACCTTCCATGAGATACGGACCACACATTATAGGCGTAGGGCTCTTCGCCTTCGTCGCGCTGCTCGGTGCGGCGTTTGCCACCGACAATCTCTTCGCACAGCACATGTGGGTGCTGTTCTTCGTGCTCGGCGCGAGCACGATCGTGCTGATGCGCACGACGGCGCTTTCGCCGGCCACGCCCGCCGATCCCTCCGCCTATATGGACGGGCCGATCCGCTACGGCGCGATCGCCACCATGTTCTGGGGTGTGGTCGGATTCCTGGTCGGCGTCGTCGTCGCCCTGCAGCTCGCCTACCCGGATCTCAACATCGAGCCGTGGTTCAATTTCGGACGCATGCGCCCGTTGCACACTTCGGCGGTCATCTTCGCCTTCGGCGGCAACGCGCTCATCGCGACGTCCTTCTACGTTGTCCAGCGCACCAGCCGGGCGCGACTGTTCGGCGGAGACCTCGCCTGGTTCGTCTTCTGGGGCTATCAGCTGTTCATCGTGATGGCCGCCACCGGCTACCTGCTCGGCATCACCCAGAGCCGCGAATATGCCGAACCCGAATGGTATGTCGATCTCTGGCTCACCATCGTCTGGGTCGCCTATCTGCTGGTCTTCCTCGGCACGATCCTGAAGCGCAAGGAACCCCATATCTACGTCGCCAACTGGTTCTACCTGTCCTTCATCGTGACCATCGCGATGCTGCACGTGGTCAACAATCTGGCGATCCCGGTCTCGCTGACCGGCATCAAGAGCTACTCGGCCTTCGCCGGCGTGCAGGACGCGCTGACGCAGTGGTGGTACGGACACAACGCGGTCGGCTTCTTCCTCACCGCCGGCTTCCTCGGCATGATGTACTATTTCGTGCCCAAGCAGGCCAACCGGCCGGTCTATTCCTACCGGCTGTCGATCATCCACTTCTGGGCGCTGATCTTCCTCTACATCTGGGCCGGCCCGCATCACCTCCACTACACGGCTCTGCCCGACTGGGCGCAGACGCTGGGCATGGTGTTCTCGATCATGCTGTGGATGCCTTCCTGGGGCGGCATGATCAACGGCCTGATGACGCTCTCGGGCGCCTGGGACAAGATCCGCACCGATCCGATCATCCGCATGATGGTCATGGCCATCGCCTTCTACGGCATGTCGACCTTCGAAGGCCCGATGATGTCGATCAAGGCGGTCAACTCGCTCAGCCACTACACTGATTGGACCATCGGCCACGTGCATTCCGGCGCGCTGGGTTGGGTCGGCATGATCTCCTTCGCCGCGATCTACTACATGGTGCCGAAGCTGTGGGGCCGCGAGCGCCTCTATTCCCTGCGCCTCGTGACCTGGCACTTCTGGCTGGCCACCCTCGGCATCGTCGTCTACGCGGCGGTCATGTGGGTGTCGGGCATCATGCAGGGCCTGATGTGGCGCGAATACGACGATCAGGGCTTCCTGGTCTACTCGTTCGCGGAGACGGTCGCCGCCATGCATCCCTACTACGTGATGCGCGCGGTGGGCGGTTCTCTCTACCTCGTGGGGGCCCTGATCATGGCCTTCAACATCACGATGACCATCCTCGGTCGTCAGCGCGAGGAGGAGCCGATCGGCGGTCGCTCACCTTCGCCTGCCCTCCAGCCTGCCGAATAGGAGCCGACCATGGCACTGATTGAAAAGCATGCCATCCTCGAGAAGAACGCGACGCTCCTGCTCGTGGCTTCACTCGCGGTGGTCACCGTCGGCGGCATCGTCGAGATCGCACCGCTCTTCTACCTCGAGAATACCATCGAGAAGGTGGAGGGGATGCGGCCCTACTCGCCGCTGGAGCTGGCCGGACGCAACATCTACATTCGCGAGGGCTGCTATGTCTGCCACAGCCAGATGATCCGGCCCTTCCGCGACGAGGTCGAGCGCTACGGCCACTACAGCCTGGCGGCGGAGTCGATGTACGACCATCCGTTCCAGTGGGGCTCGAAGCGCTCGGGACCGGATCTCGCCCGGGTCGGCGACCGCTACTCCAACGAGTGGCACGTCCAGCACCTGAACGAGCCGCGCTCGGTGGTGCCGGAATCGATCATGCCGAGCTATTCGTTCCTGGCCTCGGCAACGATCGATCCGTCGCAGATCTCGACGCATCTGGTGGCCAACACGCGCGTCGGAGTGCCCTACACCGAGGCCATGATCGAAAACGCCCAGGCGGACCTCCTCGCCCAGTCCGATCCGAACGCGGATACGTCCGCGCTGCTGGAGCGGTATCCCAAGGCGAAGGTGGGCGATTTCGACGGCAACCCCGGCGCGGTCACCGAGATGGACGCGCTGGTGGCCTATCTGCAGATGCTCGGCACGCTGGTCGACTTCTCGACCTACGACGACACCGCCGGCGCGAGATAGGAGGCGATCATGGAAACCTACACAGCCATGCGTGAATTCGCGGACAGCTGGGCGCTGGCGCTTATGACCGCATTCTTCGTCGGCGTGGTGATCTTCGCCTTCCGCCCCGGAAGCCGGAAGGGCGCCGAGGAGGCCGCACAAATCCCTCTCAAGGACGACTGACATGAGCGAGAAGCAGATAGACGAACTCTCCGGTGTCGATACGACCGGACATGAGTGGGACGGCATCAAGGAGCTCAACAATCCGCTGCCCCGGTGGTGGGTGTGGACCTTCTACGCGACGATCGTCTGGGCGCTCGCCTACACGATCTTCTACCCGGCCTGGCCGATGCTCAGCTCGGCGACGACGGGCGTGCTCGGCTATTCGAGCCGCAACGACGTCAAGGCCGAGCTGGCGGCGGCGGTCGCCGCCAAGGGCGAATATGCCGCGGCGGTCGCGGCCAAGCCCGTCGACGAGATCCTCGCCGACGAGAAGCTGCGCACCTTCGCCATCTCGGCGGGTGCGGCCGCCTTCAAGGTCAACTGCGTGCAGTGCCACGGGTCGGGCGCGGCGGGTTCGCCGGGCTATCCGAACCTCAACGACGACGAATGGCTTTGGGGCGGCAAGGCGGAGGACATCCTGACCACGATCAGCCACGGCATCCGCTTCGCCTCCGACGACGCCACGCGGTTCTCCGAGATGCCGGCTTTCGCCGACGTGCTCGACAAGGATCAGACCGCCCAGGTCGCGTCCTATGTCGTCAGCCTCAGCGGAACGCCGCAGAACCCCTCGCTCGTCGAAGCCGGCAAGGCGCTGTTCGCCGAGAACTGCGCCGCCTGCCACGGCGAGGACGCCAAGGGGCTGCGCGATTTCGGCGCGCCGAACCTGACCGACGCGATCTGGCTGCGCGGCAGCGGCGAGGCGGCGATCGCGGCCCAGATCGCCGCACCCAAGCACGGCATCATGCCGGCCTGGGCCGGCAGGCTGGGCGAGGCGACGGTGAAGGAACTCACCGTCTACGTGCATTCGCTGGGCGGCGGCGAATAGCCGTCTGAAGGCATTGTGAGGGCGATTGCCTTCCGACAAGTCCGCACAGCGCAGAGGCCCGGCAACCCCTTGCCGGGCCTTTTGCTGTTTCAGGGCCTTGCCGACCAGATGTCGGCGTCGATCTTGCCCTTCAGTTCCGGATAGCTCGCCGCGTCGAAGGTCGGCTGCTTGCCGGCCTTCTTCTGGTCGAAATAGTCCTTCGTCAGCTTTGCCACCGTGCCCGACAGCAGTACGATCGCGATCAGGTTGATCGTCGCCATCAGGCCCATCGAGGCATCCGCGGCGTCGAACACGGTCGCCACGGTCTGCAGCGAGCCCCACAGGACCATGGCCAGCACCGCCGCGCGCAGGATGGTGATCGGCATGCCGGTTCCGACGCCGAGGAACGTCATCGCATTCTCCGAATACGAGTAGTTGCCGATGATCGAGGTGAAGGCGAAGAAGAAGATCGCCACCGCGATGAAGGCGACGCCGGCCGAGCCGATATGGGCCTGCATCGCCGCCTGGGTGAGCTGGGTGCCGGTCAGGCCGGAGTCCGGCACGAGCGCGCCCGACAGGAGGATCATCACGGCTGTGGCGGTGCAGATCAGGATCGTGTCGATGAACACGCCCAGCGCCTGCACGAAGCCCTGCGAGGACGGATGGTGCGGATCGGGCGTCGCGACCGCCGCGATGTTCGGCGCCGAGCCCATGCCGGCCTCGTTGGAGAACAGTCCCCGCTTGACGCCGTTGAGCATGGCGGCGGCGAGCCCGCCGGTGAAGCCGGCCGCCGCTTCGCCGATGCCGAAGGCGCTGGACAGGATGAGCCCGATGACCCCCGGGATGTCGGTGACATGGACGATCAGCACGTAGATCGCCATCAGCAGGTAGACGATGGCCATGAACGGCACGACGATCTCGGCGACCCGCGCGATCTGGCGGATGCCGCCGAAGATGACGACGCCGGTGACCGCCGCGACCGCGATGCCGGTGGCCAGCTTCGGCAGGCCGAAGGCGCCTTCCATCGCATCGGCGATGGAGTTTGCCTGAACCGCGTTGAAAACAAGGCCGAAGGCGAGGATCAGGCAGACGGAGAAGATCGCGCCCGCCCAGCCGGCGCCCAGCCCGTGGGCGATGTAGAAGGCCGGGCCGCCGCGATACTGACCCTCCTCGTTGCGGATCTTGTAGAGCTGCGCCAGCGTCGATTCCGAATAGGCCGTCGCCATGCCGACCAGCGCCACCATCCACATCCAGAAGATCGCGCCCGGCCCGCCGAGATAGAGCGCCACCGCCACACCCGCGATATTGCCGGTTCCCACCCGCGAGGCGAGGCTGGTGCACAGCGCCTGGAACGGCGTGATGCCCGACTTGTCGGCGGTGTTGGAGCCGCGCACCGCGCGGAACATCTCGCCGAAATGCACGAATTGAATGAATTTCAGCCTGATCGTGAAGAACAGTCCGACCGCCAGCAGGCCGTATATGAGCACGTAGCCCCAGAAGACGGTATTCAGGAAACCGATCACGGACGTCATGTGTCACCCCTCGTTAGAGAATGTATGACCCTCCCATGCGCAGAGTGCGGGAGTCTTGCCGGCCTGTCCATCGCCAAACATCCTTGATCAGGATCAAGGCCGCGGCGCCTGACGCATGCGACTGAGACTCGCAGAATTTGCCCTCGCTCGCGTGAACGTCATGAATGTGATTGCCAAGCCCGATCCGGAGACCGAGATCGAGCGCCTCGAAGCCGCCGCGGTGAATTCCGCCAAGGTCCGCCAGCCGCTCTATGCCGCGCGCAAGAAGATTTTCCCCAAGCGCGCGACAGGCGCCTTCCGCCGCTTCAAGTGGCTCGTGATGCTGATCACGCTCGGCATCTACTACCTGACGCCCTGGATCCGCTGGGATCGCGGGCCGTTCGCGCCCGATCAGGCGGTGCTCATCGACATGGCCAACCGCCGCTTCTATTTCTTCTTCATCGAGATCTGGCCGCAGGAGTTCTTCATCGTCGCCGGCCTGCTGGTCATGGCCGGCTTCGGCCTGTTCCTCATCACCTCGGCGGTCGGCCGCGCCTGGTGCGGCTACACCTGCCCGCAGACGGTCTGGGTCGACCTGTTCCTGGTCGTCGAGCGCTGGGTCGAAGGCGACCGCAACGCCCGCATGAAGCTCGACTCGGGCCCGTGGACGGCGAACAAGATCGCCAAGCGCACCGTCAAGCACACGATCTGGCTGGCGATCGCGGTCGCCACGGGCGGTGCGTGGATCTTCTATTTCGCCGACGCCCCGTCGCTGTTCGTCGATTTCTTCACCGGCCAGGCAGCCCCCATCGCCTACATCACCGTTGCCGTGCTGACCGCTACCACCTACACGTTCGGCGGCATCATGCGCGAGCAGGTCTGCACCTACATGTGCCCGTGGCCGCGCATCCAGGCGGCGATGCTCGACGAGAACTCGCTCACCGTCACCTACAACGACTGGCGCGGGGAGCCGCGCTCGCGCCACGCCAAGAAGGTGGCGGCCGCAGGCCAGGCGGTCGGCGACTGCGTCGACTGCAATGCCTGCGTGGCCGTCTGCCCGATGGGCATCGACATCCGCGACGGCCAGCAGCTCGAATGCATCACCTGCGCGCTCTGCATCGACGCCTGCGACGGTGTCATGGACAAGCTCGGCCGCGAGCGCGGGCTGATCTCCTATGCCACGCTTGCCGACTACAATGCGAACATGGCGATCGCCACCGCGGGCGGCACCTTGCCGATCCAGCCGGCGCTGGTGCGCGACCAGGACGGCAAGCTCTCCGACAGGCTGGCGCATTTCCACATCGCCAAGATCTTCCGCGCCCGCACGCTGATCTATTTCGCCGCCTGGTCGCTCGTCGGCGTCGGCCTGCTCTACGCGCTGCTTACCCGCGACCGGCTCGAGGTCAACGTCCTGCACGACCGCAATCCGCTCTACGTGACGCTCTCCGACGGCGCCATCCGCAACGGCTACACGGTCAAGCTCCTGAACAAGATCCCCGAGCCGCGCACCATCATCGTCACGCTGCAGGGGCTGAAAGGCGCGGAGATGAGCGTCGTCGGCATCGACCAGCCGGCCGACCGCTCCTTCGCCGTCCGCGTCGAGCCCGACCGGCTTGCCACGCTCAAGGTCTATGTCCGCCAGCCGGCGGAGGCGATCGAGGGCAAGGTGCAGTCGTTCCGCTTCGTCATCGAGGACAAGTCGAGCTACGAGAGCGACAGTTACGACGCCCAGTTCGACGCACCGGAGGAATTCGAATGAACAGCACCGAGAAGGAATTCACGGGACGCCACATGCTGGCGATCATGCTGGCCTTCTTCGGGGTGATCATCGCGGTCAACGTCACCATGGCGATGTTCGCGCGTGCCTCCTGGACCGGCCTCGTCGTCAAGAACAGCTACGTGGCAAGCCAGGAGTTCAACGAGAAGGCGGCAGAGGAGCGCGCCCAGGCGGCGCTCGCCTACGTGCCGACCCTGCGGATCGATGGCGACGCCATCAGCTACGCGATCGCCGACAAGGACGGCCGGCGAATAGTGATCGCTGCCGCCTCCGCGAGCTTCCACCGGCCCGTCACCACCCGCGAGGACACGCATGTCGCCTTCACGATCGGCCACGACGGCACCGCGCGCGGCACGGAGGATCTGACCGACGGCGTGTGGATCATGGAACTCACCGCCGATATCGGGCGCG
It encodes:
- the ccoO gene encoding cytochrome-c oxidase, cbb3-type subunit II, whose protein sequence is MALIEKHAILEKNATLLLVASLAVVTVGGIVEIAPLFYLENTIEKVEGMRPYSPLELAGRNIYIREGCYVCHSQMIRPFRDEVERYGHYSLAAESMYDHPFQWGSKRSGPDLARVGDRYSNEWHVQHLNEPRSVVPESIMPSYSFLASATIDPSQISTHLVANTRVGVPYTEAMIENAQADLLAQSDPNADTSALLERYPKAKVGDFDGNPGAVTEMDALVAYLQMLGTLVDFSTYDDTAGAR
- the ccoP gene encoding cytochrome-c oxidase, cbb3-type subunit III, with the translated sequence MSEKQIDELSGVDTTGHEWDGIKELNNPLPRWWVWTFYATIVWALAYTIFYPAWPMLSSATTGVLGYSSRNDVKAELAAAVAAKGEYAAAVAAKPVDEILADEKLRTFAISAGAAAFKVNCVQCHGSGAAGSPGYPNLNDDEWLWGGKAEDILTTISHGIRFASDDATRFSEMPAFADVLDKDQTAQVASYVVSLSGTPQNPSLVEAGKALFAENCAACHGEDAKGLRDFGAPNLTDAIWLRGSGEAAIAAQIAAPKHGIMPAWAGRLGEATVKELTVYVHSLGGGE
- the ccoG gene encoding cytochrome c oxidase accessory protein CcoG gives rise to the protein MNVIAKPDPETEIERLEAAAVNSAKVRQPLYAARKKIFPKRATGAFRRFKWLVMLITLGIYYLTPWIRWDRGPFAPDQAVLIDMANRRFYFFFIEIWPQEFFIVAGLLVMAGFGLFLITSAVGRAWCGYTCPQTVWVDLFLVVERWVEGDRNARMKLDSGPWTANKIAKRTVKHTIWLAIAVATGGAWIFYFADAPSLFVDFFTGQAAPIAYITVAVLTATTYTFGGIMREQVCTYMCPWPRIQAAMLDENSLTVTYNDWRGEPRSRHAKKVAAAGQAVGDCVDCNACVAVCPMGIDIRDGQQLECITCALCIDACDGVMDKLGRERGLISYATLADYNANMAIATAGGTLPIQPALVRDQDGKLSDRLAHFHIAKIFRARTLIYFAAWSLVGVGLLYALLTRDRLEVNVLHDRNPLYVTLSDGAIRNGYTVKLLNKIPEPRTIIVTLQGLKGAEMSVVGIDQPADRSFAVRVEPDRLATLKVYVRQPAEAIEGKVQSFRFVIEDKSSYESDSYDAQFDAPEEFE
- the ccoN gene encoding cytochrome-c oxidase, cbb3-type subunit I gives rise to the protein MRYGPHIIGVGLFAFVALLGAAFATDNLFAQHMWVLFFVLGASTIVLMRTTALSPATPADPSAYMDGPIRYGAIATMFWGVVGFLVGVVVALQLAYPDLNIEPWFNFGRMRPLHTSAVIFAFGGNALIATSFYVVQRTSRARLFGGDLAWFVFWGYQLFIVMAATGYLLGITQSREYAEPEWYVDLWLTIVWVAYLLVFLGTILKRKEPHIYVANWFYLSFIVTIAMLHVVNNLAIPVSLTGIKSYSAFAGVQDALTQWWYGHNAVGFFLTAGFLGMMYYFVPKQANRPVYSYRLSIIHFWALIFLYIWAGPHHLHYTALPDWAQTLGMVFSIMLWMPSWGGMINGLMTLSGAWDKIRTDPIIRMMVMAIAFYGMSTFEGPMMSIKAVNSLSHYTDWTIGHVHSGALGWVGMISFAAIYYMVPKLWGRERLYSLRLVTWHFWLATLGIVVYAAVMWVSGIMQGLMWREYDDQGFLVYSFAETVAAMHPYYVMRAVGGSLYLVGALIMAFNITMTILGRQREEEPIGGRSPSPALQPAE
- a CDS encoding hemerythrin domain-containing protein, with product MNITRSKPVEACDTSPSCPLSAACAPDQAAPCEDMSRIHEEKLSLCDALEAIADSLPGNVDRFECLRVGSVLAPAMRRSHQFEETRIFPAFERSPAVPGRAVSVARLKSEHLADECAAADVSEELLRIGHGEEIGNPEALGFMLRALFEAMRRHIAFEREHVMPAIRSN
- a CDS encoding GIY-YIG nuclease family protein — encoded protein: MDHQARRAAVAAYKKKESVAGIYVVRSAASGESWVGHTPDIDTIRNRIWFTLRSGGHMNRTLQEAWNRDGEAAFTLEPVELVDEETLGFIADKVLRAKAGEWRARLAAGAI
- a CDS encoding sodium:alanine symporter family protein, whose translation is MTSVIGFLNTVFWGYVLIYGLLAVGLFFTIRLKFIQFVHFGEMFRAVRGSNTADKSGITPFQALCTSLASRVGTGNIAGVAVALYLGGPGAIFWMWMVALVGMATAYSESTLAQLYKIRNEEGQYRGGPAFYIAHGLGAGWAGAIFSVCLILAFGLVFNAVQANSIADAMEGAFGLPKLATGIAVAAVTGVVIFGGIRQIARVAEIVVPFMAIVYLLMAIYVLIVHVTDIPGVIGLILSSAFGIGEAAAGFTGGLAAAMLNGVKRGLFSNEAGMGSAPNIAAVATPDPHHPSSQGFVQALGVFIDTILICTATAVMILLSGALVPDSGLTGTQLTQAAMQAHIGSAGVAFIAVAIFFFAFTSIIGNYSYSENAMTFLGVGTGMPITILRAAVLAMVLWGSLQTVATVFDAADASMGLMATINLIAIVLLSGTVAKLTKDYFDQKKAGKQPTFDAASYPELKGKIDADIWSARP
- the hemN gene encoding oxygen-independent coproporphyrinogen III oxidase; the encoded protein is MTSPDRRLAETAPRYTSYPTAPHFHPGVDETAVARWIDAIPDGDAVSLYLHIPYCDRLCWFCACHTKQTHRYEPVARYLRSLHAEIETVAASIGSRTRVAAIHFGGGSPTMLEPADFRELVARLRAAFKGADTAELSVEIDPNDMNERKLDVLAGAGLTRASLGVQDFDPKVQRAINREQSFELTHFVVEGLRRRGVRSLNLDLLYGLPHQTVDSVASTVAQALTLRPDRIALFGYAHVPWFKKHQTMIDDAWLPDGPARLEQSLAAAKLIVEAGYVPIGIDHFALPSDSLTKAAAAGRLHRNFQGYTDDPCETLIGLGPSSVSRYRQGYAQNITATLDYQRQVDTGHLAIARGVELSEDDRVRSWVIERLMCDFGFSADEALSRFGHSCAPVLSEAAVLAQTERDALYASGDRYVVPAEARPYVRTIAARFDAYLGNGAGRHSLAV
- a CDS encoding FixH family protein; this encodes MNSTEKEFTGRHMLAIMLAFFGVIIAVNVTMAMFARASWTGLVVKNSYVASQEFNEKAAEERAQAALAYVPTLRIDGDAISYAIADKDGRRIVIAAASASFHRPVTTREDTHVAFTIGHDGTARGTEDLTDGVWIMELTADIGREHPWRDMRRIVIRDGELK
- a CDS encoding DUF2239 family protein, which codes for MSEPQVLTVFEQGRIAAAGADCEVAAWVRRAAKTDPSRGYLVIDDATGRVVDIDLREPAAPPPPRGRGRPRLGVSSREITLLPRHWEWLAAQPGGASVTLRRLVEQARRTDAGAVHATRETAYRAMTTLAGDLPGYEEAVRALYAGDTYRFCELTEPWPTDIRNYVRRLASMA
- a CDS encoding Crp/Fnr family transcriptional regulator, with translation MNTQNVRRDVHTDGTPVVCLSCEARHRGVCGALTPEQLTTLSKTSYKHKLSEGHELVGEAERVESYSNILSGVVKLTKTLADGRQQIVGLQFAPDFLGRPFKADSEITAQAATTVSLCSFPKSVIDRMIRESPGLEHKLLEQTLKELDEARDWMVTLGRKTAAEKVASYLLMIARHIDPEACPDGTSATFDLPMTRADIADFLGLTIETVSRQITRLRTDGVIVLENNRHVFVPDVERLGNRAGS
- a CDS encoding cbb3-type cytochrome c oxidase subunit 3 — encoded protein: METYTAMREFADSWALALMTAFFVGVVIFAFRPGSRKGAEEAAQIPLKDD